A window of Cryptomeria japonica chromosome 3, Sugi_1.0, whole genome shotgun sequence contains these coding sequences:
- the LOC131874525 gene encoding uncharacterized protein LOC131874525, whose translation MPQDRPGAKLSDRVRNRVRDDPLVPLPSPVVPTPSHHRAVDSALGSLSVSSGNLVQQLQEVKAAPCLAHVCTSYGDVCRGPQSEVALGGDDDFDDANVAHGGYNDAEEATHANVVSSYVDLLWADDDQPRERMDHTTSLRNQQHVTSIPRDVGAPFTGAPCSTEVGTSSRDPWTTEAQPHIPLASGSFDGASHVRLRPLVTFPASHVCFSVIIL comes from the exons atgccccaggataggccaggagcaaaattgagcgatagggttagaaaccgtgtgcgcgatgatccattggttcctcttccatcaccagttgttccaacaccttcccatcatcgagcagtggattctgcttTAGGTTCATTGAGTGTCTCgtcgggcaatttggtacagcaGTTGCAGGAGGTGAAGGCTGCCccctgcttagcacatgtttgcacgagttatggggatgtatgtaggggtccacagagtgaggttgcccttggaggagatgatgattttgatgatgctaatgTTGCCCATGGTGGTTACAATGATGCCGAGGAGGCTACACATGCTaatgtcgtctcttcatatgttgatctcctgtgggcagacgatgatcagcctagagag aggatggatcacaccacatcattgaggaaccaacagcatgttacctcaatacctagagatgttggtgccccatttacg ggtgctccatgtagcactgaggtgggtacttcttcacgtgacccatggaccactgaggctcagcctcatataccacta gcttctggatcgtttgatggtgcatcacatgtacgccttcgacCATTAGTTACTTtccctgcatcacatgtatgcttttctgtgataatcttgtag